Genomic DNA from Bacteroides zhangwenhongii:
GTCTCATACATTTGTCTCCCTAGATACTCGGCAGATGTTTTATCAAAATGAAGCCTGTCTTTCAGTAAAGTAGCTTTCGACATATCTACCAGATAGGCATTCTTATCCTCCGAAGCCAACCGTTTCATCGCTGCTTCTACCTCAGCATTATAACGTTTGTTCGATTTGGCTACAGAACCGAAGATGAAAGGCAGTTCCGAATAATCCTCACCGGTTTTCCGGGTGAGATGAGTACGTACATAAGCCAGTACATTTTTCAGATTATCGTAATAATCCGGACCATAATCCGAATCACTTTCTCCTTGATGCCAGAGGAAAGCATCAATGTGGTAACCTTCCGGCAAGCGAGACAGCGTCTTTGTTATACTATTACTTATTTGCTGGGCAAACGAAAGGAGCAACGATTTTCCTTTTTTCGCAGTAGGAGTATTTTGCGCTAACCATGCCGGGTCAGCAGACCAGTGTCCTCCACGAGAACTTGTATTCTCTGGTGTTATTGACGTGCCTCCTACTGCCCACTTTATTACGTAAAAGTCTTTTTGATACAACTGTTCCAACAGATAATAGGTAACAGCATCATAGCCCCAACGATTACGACGAGGCCAAAAAGGAACAAATTTTCCATCCACACGATTCTGTGAGATTTTGCAATATTTATAAGCCCCTTTCGTGAAACCGGTACTATCTATTCCCATACTCCTGATATATTCCGGCAAGTCCGAGACAGGCACCCTCCCATCGGTATTAGACTGTCCGGCCACAATAACAACATGAGCCCGCTCCTGTGCATATACTGCAAAACATAAAAGCCCTGTTATCAACAAACAAAAATAACGTTTTAGTTCTTTATTTTCAGACAAGTGTATTAAAACAGTCTTCATCGCCCCTCCCGTTTTCACTTTGATACATTCAAATACCACTTCTCTTCAGATGAGAAATCCGGCATGGATAATCCCGAACGCTCATATTTCCTGCCTATCACTTCTTTCAGATACTCACTGCCGGAGCCTGCCTTTTCCTTATTCATACGTCTGGCCACACGAATCAGATCACCCCAACGATGTCCTTCAAAAGCCAGTTCCAAAGCAGATTCTTCTATCAACAGTTTCTCCATACATTGTACATCTGTTTCACCGGCTTCCGGTTCCATCTCCTTAGCTTTCAACGATACACGACCGCGAATTCCCGTAAATTCACGCCAAGGACTACGATAGTAAGGCGCA
This window encodes:
- a CDS encoding sialate O-acetylesterase, which codes for MKTVLIHLSENKELKRYFCLLITGLLCFAVYAQERAHVVIVAGQSNTDGRVPVSDLPEYIRSMGIDSTGFTKGAYKYCKISQNRVDGKFVPFWPRRNRWGYDAVTYYLLEQLYQKDFYVIKWAVGGTSITPENTSSRGGHWSADPAWLAQNTPTAKKGKSLLLSFAQQISNSITKTLSRLPEGYHIDAFLWHQGESDSDYGPDYYDNLKNVLAYVRTHLTRKTGEDYSELPFIFGSVAKSNKRYNAEVEAAMKRLASEDKNAYLVDMSKATLLKDRLHFDKTSAEYLGRQMYETMLRVSSANVTVAQPPFDIDLWEQGLPNSNGKETEGYDDKKHNYKPSIRVFLPVSKKPVKAILICPGGGYDHLAMKDEGYDWALYFNKRNMAAIVLKYRMPNGNPEVPVSDACEAMRYIRAHAEEWNIIPDSIGVMGSSAGGHLASTIATHASAKLRPAFQILLYPVITMEEKNAHKGSKKQFLGENPDEKLVKRYSNELQVDKRTPGAFIALSGDDQSVKPIHSENYHKALRRLGIASEMHIYSSGKHGWGYNKRPFAQRAEMMEDLENWLMTL